The Trichomycterus rosablanca isolate fTriRos1 chromosome 15, fTriRos1.hap1, whole genome shotgun sequence genome contains a region encoding:
- the LOC134329582 gene encoding FERM domain-containing protein 7 — MAFRSESLNAPGKNSAQRIKTKDAKLHLRVIFLDDSERVFEVEQKILGCDFFNKVCGHLKLLEKEYFGLEFRHRNGNYVWLELLKPLAKQIKNTSDLAFRYIVKFFPPDPGQLQRGLTRYLFALQIKQDLCNGSLTCNDNSAALLVSHILQAELGDYDDEMDAHHLESKQYVPNQEYLDHKIIRFHKKHRGHTPAQSDVHLLEVARKLDMYGIRPHPANDGEGMRINLAVTHMGVLVFQGNTKINTFSWAKIRKLSFKRRHFLIKLHTEAGPSYRDMVEFTMASRDVCKTFWKMCVEYHAFFRLAEEPKPHEKSLFSSKGSSFRYSGRTQKQLLECVGSGEHKHVPFERSHSRPAYESRQCKSSPDLLTDVSKQLYEKGHLFSHLAVSNQYTDVFARDLGQSCSLSQHAAFSNRATSSKPRSMSTSVAERRGRASQRPGARRRQSPSSQHLVLLYPNSPHLQFHPVLPTFPLSTYPILVQDDTSTSLDRLPQARQSSTPIKCLPRQADRSSSPASSLSPPRRQQHLERLRLSGIGLAGSRLHPLSDGRLGVGLNRRLNMGRMEAGHYSDDSTFQSGLPRRASSQPNVKFQKPTLASASPAYASEYRPLGYYPHLSRHQLPSRPTYLPLSPVPFPERPTSLCVLGTSSYSDSDSDLFYPYYCPALGKVVHSGPVARMRISSGSLQLDEEEGEEDEEVCNQSDGENTTLTSVKVMKL; from the exons CAAAAGATACTTGGCTGTGACTTCTTCAATAAAGTGTGTGGTCACCTAAAGCTCCTGGAGAAAGAGTACTTCGGCCTGGAATTTCGCCACCGTAATGGCAACTAT GTGTGGCTTGAACTTTTGAAACCACTGGCAAAACAGATCAAGA ACACCAGTGATCTGGCATTCCGATATATTGTCAAGTTTTTCCCACCAGACCCAGGCCAGCTGCAGAGAGGCTTGACCAG GTATCTGTTTGCCCTGCAGATAAAGCAGGATTTGTGCAACGGCAGTCTCACCTGTAATGACAACAGTGCTGCGCTACTGGTCTCTCATATATTGCAGG CGGAACTTGGGGATTATGATGACGAGATGGATGCTCATCACCTGGAGAGTAAGCAATACGTGCCTAATCAGGAGTACCTGGACCACAAAATAATTCGCTTTCATAAGAAACACAG AGGTCACACTCCAGCCCAGTCAGATGTTCATTTGCTGGAGGTAGCCCGGAAACTGGACATGTATGGCATTCGACCACATCCTGCCAATGATGGAGAAGGCATGAGAATCAACTTGGCTGTTACTCACATGGGTGTACTGGTATTCCAG GGAAACACAAAGATCAACACCTTCAGCTGGGCAAAGATCCGCAAGCTGAGTTTTAAGAGAAGGCACTTCCTCATCAAGCTCCACACAGAGGCTGGG cCTTCATATAGGGACATGGTTGAGTTTACCATGGCAAGCAGAGATGTCTGCAAAACATTTTGGAAGATGTGTGTGGAGTACCACGCTTTCTTTCGTCTAGCTGAAGAGCCCAAGCCACATGAGAAGTCCTTGTTTTCCAGTAAGGGTTCCAGCTTCAGATACAG CGGCAGGACACAAAAGCAGCTCCTAGAGTGTGTTGGCAGTGGTGAGCACAAACATGTACCATTTGAGAG gTCACACAGCAGACCTGCTTATGAATCTCGGCAATGTAAATCATCCCCTGATTTACTCACTGATGTATCCAAACAG CTCTACGAGAAGGGCCATCTATTTTCTCATCTTGCTGTTTCTAACCAGTACACAGATGTTTTTGCACGTGACCTTGGGCAATCCTGCTCCCTGTCACAACACGCTGCCTTCTCAAACAGGGCTACATCCTCAAAACCGCGTTCCATGTCCACATCTGTGGCAGAGCGTCGAGGCAGAGCGTCTCAAAGGCCCGGGGCGAGAAGACGTCAGTCCCCTAGCAGTCAACACCTGGTCTTGCTCTATCCCAACAGCCCGCACTTGCAGTTTCACCCGGTACTGCCTACTTTCCCTCTATCAACGTATCCTATCTTGGTACAAGATGACACTTCGACTTCTCTGGACCGCCTGCCACAAGCTCGTCAGAGTTCGACCCCTATAAAGTGTTTGCCCAGACAAGCAGACCGCTCCTCTTCACCTGCTTCTTCTCTGTCACCACCACGGAGACAACAGCATCTGGAGAGGTTACGTCTCTCGGGGATAGGACTAGCAGGATCAAGACTGCATCCCCTATCAGACGGAAGACTAGGTGTGGGGTTAAACAGAAGGCTCAACATGGGAAGGATGGAAGCAGGGCACTACAGTGATGACTCCACCTTTCAAAGTGGCTTACCTCGCCGAGCATCAAGCCAACCAAACGTGAAATTTCAAAAACCCACCCTTGCTTCTGCGTCTCCTGCATACGCTTCAGAGTACCGACCATTAGGATACTATCCGCATTTATCAAGACATCAGCTCCCCTCTAGACCCACCTACCTTCCTCTAAGTCCTGTCCCTTTTCCAGAAAGACCCACATCTTTATGTGTGCTTGGcaccagcagttacagtgactCAGACTCTGACCTCTTTTATCCTTATTACTGCCCTGCTCTGGGCAAAGTAGTACATTCAGGTCCTGTTGCACGTATGCGCATCTCTTCTGGGAGTCTCCAGCTAGATGAGGAAGAAGGAGAGGAGGATGAAGAGGTTTGCAATCAGAGTGATGGGGAGAATACCACTCTTACATCTGTCAAAGTAATGAAGCTGTAG